Below is a genomic region from Mesorhizobium sp. NZP2298.
CTTCGCCCTGCCCGAGGCCCACAATCCCGGCTATTTCGTCGTGCTCGGCGTCTTCCTCGTCTCCTTCTCGGTCGCCCAGATCTCGCACGCGCCTGGCGGGCTGGGCGTGTTCGAGGTGGTGTTCCTGGCCGGGCTTTCGGACATGGAGCCGGTCGGCGTGCTGGCGGCGCTGCTGGTGTTCCGGTTGTTTTATCTCATCATCCCGCTGTTTCTGGGACTGGGCATCGTACTGTTCTTCGAACGCTCGCAATTCAGCCGGACAGAGAGCTGAGGCGCGGATTGGATTTCATATCCGCGCTTGAAGCGCTGCGAGGCAATGGGTCTGCACCCGGCTGACAAAACGTGGCGATTGAACCGCAAAGCAGGCTTGACTATTTTCCGCTGGCGGCTACAAGGCAGCGCTCAAGCGGCTCAGCCGTTCGGCCCGCGCGGTTCGTGACCGCGCCTGCTGGGGAATAGGTTAACGGTAGACCCACGGACTCTGACTCCGTTAGTCCTGGTTCGAATCCAGGTTCCCCAGCCAAACTGGACTCTCTCTCGCTAAAGCTGTCTGCTGTGCACCCGTTGCTGCGCCGACTGCGACCGTTTCCGCAAGTAGATCAAACGGTTGCCTGAAGACCGGATGAACCTCCCCTTGATTCCGGTGGCAGTTCGACACCACGAGATTCAAGAGCCGCTTTTTCTCGTGCGAAGGCTGTGTCCACGGGCACATTCAAGTCGCGCGACACTCCGGTGGCGGGAATATTCCTTTCCGGCGGCGGGCGTGCATCTCCGTTCTGCGCCCCAACATTTTCCCTCCCCGGCCCAGGTTCCCGTTCCTGCATGGGCTCGCCGTCTCCGGGCGATCGCAACCCGTCCAGCAACCCTTCGATCCTGTCGCGCAACTTCGCTGGGTGATCCGAATGGCGCGGTAAGTTTGGCCGCAGATCGGATCATTTTGCCGTGCGGCATCTTCAGACAGGCAAGACGCTCTTTGGAATCGAGCAAAGGACGCTGAAGGACGGATTGACCAGGTTTCCGACGCGCAATTTGCAGCATTGGCTGACAAGCTGGTGGGCGTCCATCAGATCCAGTTTCGTCCGCCGAGCGACCCATCTGACAAGGCCTGATGCAGCGATCCGGACAGCGTCTTCGACAGGCCGTGCGCAGCCGATGACGCCGATGTGGCTCTCGGTTTCCAGCCTCGGCCAATCGAACCCGTCTTCAGGCGCAAGCCGGTCGATCGACAATGTCGTGTTGAAGGCGCCTTCGATCGCGGTACCCGCGATCTCGCCGTCGCCCTGCGCATAATGCCCGTCGCCGATATAGACATGCCCGCCATCGACATTGGCCCTGATGTAGAGCGTGGCGCCGGTGCCGAGATCCGGAATGTCGAGATTGCCGCCGAAGTCACCCGGGACGACGCCGAGGCGGACTTCGCCATGCGCTGGCGCGACTCCCAGAGTGCCATGAAATGGCCGGAAAGGGACTTGCAGCCGAGCCCCGGAACGCGTCGGCGTCACAAGCGAGGTGCGGTCGGCGTCGAAGGTCCAGATCCAGACGCGCTCGTCCTGTGGCTGCTGGAGGTTGGGATTGGCACGCGTGCCCGAGAGCAAGCCGAAATCCGGCGAGATCGTCGCGACGCCCCAGTCGCGGGCGGGCTCCAGCGCGATCAGGCGGATGGCGAGAATGTCCCCGGCGACGACGCCGTCGACGGCAATCGGCCCTGTCAGCGGATTGACCTTCGGGTATGGCGCAACCTCACGCGGCCGGCCGTCGACATCGGTCAGCTTGCCGGAAAAGCAGTCCTCGGTGAAAACCGTGAAGATCTCCCCGGGCCGCACGGTCCTGCGAGGCGCATGGCCGCCGAAATGAAACACGAAGTCATCTTCTCGCTGCATGGGTTGGCCGCCTTGCGTCATGGTGGTCAAAAATTTGAACGTTGCGGATCGGATGACCCGCTCGCTGGCGCCGGTTCGAGAATCCTGGCCGGTCGGTTGCGGAGGTGAAGCCGCCAGCGCGCGAATGTCAGTCCGAGAATGGCCGCGAGATAGGGCAACATCAGGACGAACTGCGAGGGGATTGCGAGCGCCTGAAGGCGGTCGCCCAACGCCCCGAAGAAGCCGAACAGCACCGCAGCGGCAGCCGTTGTCCAGGGCAAGCCGCCGCTGAACAGCGTCGCGGCGAGGCCGATGAAACCACGGCCGCTGGTCATTTCCGGAAGGAAGAAGTGCAGCTTGTCCATCGATATCTGCGCGCCGGCGAGACCCGCCAGGAGGCCGCTGATGGCAAGCGCCAGCGCCTTCATGCGTGCAACATCGATGCCGGCGGAGCGCGCCGCATGCTCGTCTTCGCCCGCAGCGCGCAAATAGGAGCCGACCGGCGTCTTGTAGAGGAAGACAAAACAGGCCGGCACGGCCAGGAACGCCAGGACCACAATCACACTCTGCCCCTCCAGCGCCGGACCGAGCGGCGGCACAAGTGAAAGCGCACCAGCCGGAATGTGCCAGAGATCGGGGAAGGTGATCGGACGCAGGCCACCGGGGCTCCTGTAGAACCATTCCAGCGCAAACAGGCTGCCGCCGGCGGCCAGAAGGTTGATGCCGAGGCCGGCAACGATGAAATCCGCGGAAAACCGCAAGGTCATCAGCGCCAGAAGCTGCGACATCAGGATCGACGCAACCAGGGCACACAAAAGCGCAAGTGCCGCACTTCCGGATGCATTGCCGACGGCAATGGCTGTGAACGCGGCCACCAGCATCATCCCCTCCACGGCAACGTTGAGGATATTGGCGCGCAGCGTGATCATCGCGGCCAAGGCGGCCAACACGATCGGCGAGGATTGTTCGAGCACCGAGGCGAGAAAGGAGATGTATGCCATCGGCCTAGCCCCTCGCCCGGGCGTTGAGCCGAGCCGTCATCAAGAGCACAAGAAGGCCCGTGAGGAGATTGACCAGCGAACGCGGCACGTCGGTGGAGATCTGCATGTAGGCGGCGCCATTAATGATCATGGCATAGAACAAGGCCGTCGCCAGCGCGCCGATCGGGTGGATGCGCGCCAGCAAGGCGCATGTGAGCCCGACCAGCCCGTAGTTGGGGGAGAAATTCTGTTCGAAGCGATGGCCAATCCCCAGCACGTAGAGCGTACCCGCCAGACCGCCGAACCCCCCGGCCAGCAGCATGGCCATGACAATACGCCTGTCGGCGGGAACGCCGATGGTCCTGGCAAAGCGCAGATTGGTGCCGGATGCGCGCAGCTGCGCGCCCCATTCCGTCCTGAAAAGCACCACCCAACTCACCACCGACAGCAAGGCGGCAACTATGATGCCGCTGGTGGCGCCCGGCACGCCGGGAAACGCCGGCAGCCATATCTTCTGCGGCAGCAAGGCGCTGACGGCGCCGTAGCTGGTTGGGTCGCGGATGATCTGATTGGCGAGATAGGATGTGCACAACAGCACAATGATGTTCAACATCAGCGTGGTGACGACCTCGTCGACGGCAAGCCTGACCTTGAGGACTGCGGGTATCCAGCCGAGCAACGCACCAGCGAGAATGCCCCCGACGACCACGAGCGGAAAGAGCACCACCGTCGGAAGACCGGAAAGGGAGACGCCGATTACGGTCGCGGTGATGGCACCGGCATAGAGCTGGCCCTCGCCGCCGACATTGAAGACGCCGGCCCGGAACGAAAAGATCACGCCGAGCGCGATCAGCGTCAACGGCGTTGCGCGATTGAGGAACAGGGCGAAATTGCCGAGTGAATCGAAATTGGCCAGAAGCAGGTCGCGATAGGCGCGAACCGG
It encodes:
- a CDS encoding acetamidase/formamidase family protein → MQREDDFVFHFGGHAPRRTVRPGEIFTVFTEDCFSGKLTDVDGRPREVAPYPKVNPLTGPIAVDGVVAGDILAIRLIALEPARDWGVATISPDFGLLSGTRANPNLQQPQDERVWIWTFDADRTSLVTPTRSGARLQVPFRPFHGTLGVAPAHGEVRLGVVPGDFGGNLDIPDLGTGATLYIRANVDGGHVYIGDGHYAQGDGEIAGTAIEGAFNTTLSIDRLAPEDGFDWPRLETESHIGVIGCARPVEDAVRIAASGLVRWVARRTKLDLMDAHQLVSQCCKLRVGNLVNPSFSVLCSIPKSVLPV
- a CDS encoding ABC transporter permease, whose translation is MRSTVIDLLKAIRAPVAAIALTLAIGFVLVAAITDEPVRAYRDLLLANFDSLGNFALFLNRATPLTLIALGVIFSFRAGVFNVGGEGQLYAGAITATVIGVSLSGLPTVVLFPLVVVGGILAGALLGWIPAVLKVRLAVDEVVTTLMLNIIVLLCTSYLANQIIRDPTSYGAVSALLPQKIWLPAFPGVPGATSGIIVAALLSVVSWVVLFRTEWGAQLRASGTNLRFARTIGVPADRRIVMAMLLAGGFGGLAGTLYVLGIGHRFEQNFSPNYGLVGLTCALLARIHPIGALATALFYAMIINGAAYMQISTDVPRSLVNLLTGLLVLLMTARLNARARG
- a CDS encoding ABC transporter permease — encoded protein: MAYISFLASVLEQSSPIVLAALAAMITLRANILNVAVEGMMLVAAFTAIAVGNASGSAALALLCALVASILMSQLLALMTLRFSADFIVAGLGINLLAAGGSLFALEWFYRSPGGLRPITFPDLWHIPAGALSLVPPLGPALEGQSVIVVLAFLAVPACFVFLYKTPVGSYLRAAGEDEHAARSAGIDVARMKALALAISGLLAGLAGAQISMDKLHFFLPEMTSGRGFIGLAATLFSGGLPWTTAAAAVLFGFFGALGDRLQALAIPSQFVLMLPYLAAILGLTFARWRLHLRNRPARILEPAPASGSSDPQRSNF